The following coding sequences are from one Schizosaccharomyces osmophilus chromosome 1, complete sequence window:
- the sxa1 gene encoding aspartic protease Sxa1, which produces MKFSLLWAAACVLQTAHRLCSATVVDTDDGGKSVVMGLRHSYAQDDSAEFERTRFLSKRDGYGYPLLDLEYTNTGSYFASIIMGEKKRNFSLTLDTGSPYTWVTASNVSALDPSEFGGNMEPGRSTSDLQGICSNYTCYDFSDTSAKLTSNNIIGFLTSYGDNTTAIGYNMVDKAYFAGLSLDNFTFGVATREYDSNQISITPGIIGLSPGMTIVGVSSNNRAVAYSPPTIVEQLYTSGLINSYSFGIYLNAQEGELIFGGYNKARIDGNFHWLDISDDSNFYSVFLESLSMPDSSNQENSKNLSFDKSDSSSQVNQNATVDTGTVLLYMPENAVEAIADRYSGFINTQGYPVVYCNSFSDSDYVQFNFQGDASFQIPMGQLVIAREPYQGQELCYLAFVPSSQSCILGQYFLQNIYAAYDWDAQKIGFANLRKNATGSGVEVGNIASALSGVSTAKPAASATVSDGYNIGSSSVPLTGTPGANSTLLESSASESEESVASAFGKYSMYSLFTIMTSFLLLVVM; this is translated from the coding sequence atgaagttcTCTCTTTTATGGGCAGCAGCCTGTGTATTGCAGACTGCACATCGACTTTGTTCTGCAACCGTTGTTGACACGGATGACGGTGGAAAGTCTGTCGTTATGGGATTGAGACATTCATATGCTCAAGATGACTCTGCAGAATTTGAACGAACTCGTTTCTTGTCGAAGCGAGATGGTTACGGCTATCCTCTCCTGGATTTGGAGTATACTAACACAGGAAGCTACTTTGCTAGTATTATAATGGGtgagaaaaagagaaatttttctttgacaCTGGACACTGGTAGCCCTTACACCTGGGTTACCGCATCTAATGTTTCAGCCCTGGATCCTTCCGAATTTGGGGGCAACATGGAGCCTGGCAGAAGTACATCTGACTTGCAGGGCATTTGCTCCAATTATACGTGCTATGACTTCTCCGATACAAGTGCAAAGTTGACCAGTAACAACATCATCGGTTTCCTTACTAGTTATGGTGATAATACCACTGCTATCGGATACAACATGGTTGACAAGGCTTATTTTGCTGGATTATCTCTTGACAATTTCACTTTTGGTGTCGCCACTCGTGAATACGATTCCAACCAGATTAGCATTACCCCTGGAATCATCGGTTTGTCCCCAGGAATGACCATTGTTGGTGTTTCATCGAACAATCGCGCAGTCGCTTATTCACCTCCTACCATTGTCGAACAGCTTTATACTTCTGGCCTAATCAACTCCTATTCCTTTGGTATCTACCTCAATGCGCAAGAAGGTGAATTGATATTTGGTGGTTATAATAAAGCTAGAATTGACGGCAATTTCCATTGGTTAGACATTTCTGATGACAGTAATTTCTATTCTgtatttttggaaagtttGAGTATGCCCGACTCATCCAACCAAGAAAACTCAAAGAATTTGTCATTTGACAAGTCCGATTCTAGTTCCCAAGTAAACCAAAATGCCACTGTTGACACCGGTACCGTTTTGTTATACATGCCTGAAAATGCCGTTGAAGCGATTGCTGACCGTTATTCTGGATTCATAAACACTCAAGGATATCCAGTCGTTTACTGTAACTCCTTTTCGGATTCTGATTACGTCCAATTTAATTTCCAAGGTGACGCTTCCTTCCAAATCCCTATGGGGCAATTAGTGATTGCTCGTGAACCATACCAAGGACAAGAACTTTGTTACCTGGCTTTTGTTCCTTCCTCTCAATCTTGCATCCTTGGTCAGTATTTTCTGCAGAATATCTATGCTGCCTACGATTGGGATGCCCAAAAAATTGGGTTCGCCAACCTCCGTAAGAATGCCACTGGTTCTGGCGTTGAAGTTGGTAACATCGCTTCCGCTCTAAGTGGGGTATCAACCGCCAAGCCCGCTGCTTCTGCTACCGTTAGTGATGGTTATAATATTGGTTCTTCGAGCGTTCCTTTAACCGGTACTCCTGGTGCTAATAGCACATTGCTAGAAAGTAGCGCTAGTGAAAGTGAAGAGTCTGTGGCCTCGGCTTTTGGCAAATACAGTATGTATTCCTTGTTTACAATTATGACTTCTTTCCTTCTCCTCGTTGTTATGTAG